The Fibrobacter sp. UWR4 sequence ATTGCTGTCCATATTTTCTCCTGGATTGGATAAAAATAACTTTTTCATTTCCAAACATTGGAGGAAGGACGTGACTCAGTTCACATACCGCCTGTATTTTTGAAATTTCTTGTTAACATAACCTGAATTACAGGGTCTATCCAATATGCATTATGTATTTTTGCCGCAACCTTAACACCTCGGAGAGTTCCGAGGACTAATATGGAGATGAAAAATGAAACTTTCTACTCGTGCAATTGCAGAAGCAATCGGTACATTCTGGCTCGTATTCGGCGGCTGCGGTGCAGCTGTGCTGGCCTGCGGCGTTCCGACCAATGGCATCGGCTATGTTGGCGTTTCTCTCGCCTTCGGTCTGACCGTTCTCACCATGGCATACGCTCTCGGTCACGTTTCCGGTTGCCACCTGAATCCGGCTGTTACTCTCGGCCAGGTCGCAGGCGGCCGTTTCCCGGCTAAGGAAGCTCCGGCTTACATCATTGCACAGGTAATCGGCGGCATTATCGCAGCAGCAGTCCTTTACTGCATCGCTCAGCCGGACCTGACCAACGCTGGCATTGGCGCATTCGCAACCAACGGCTGGTCTGATTCCCTCACCAACGGCCTCAACGCCTTTGGCGGTAAGACTTCCGGCATGTGCAGCGCCTTCCTCATCGAAGTGGTTCTCACTGCAATCTTCCTGTTTGTCATCATGGGTGCTACTGACGGTCGCGCTCCCGCTGGTTTTGCTCCTATCGCCATCGGTCTGTGCCTCACCCTCATCCACCTGATTTCCATTCCGGTGACCAACACTTCCGTGAACCCGGCTCGCTCTACCGCAGTTGCAGTGTTCGTCGGCGGTGCAGCAATCAAGCAGCTGTGGCTCTTCTGGGTGGCTCCGATCCTCGGTGGTGTCATCGGTGGCTTCGGCTACAAGATGCTTGCCGAAAAGAAATAAACCCGACGTCATGCTGAACTCGGGTCAGCATCAGGGCGACTGCAAAAAAAACGGGACTATAGTTCCCGAAGTATTTGAAAGCAATGTGGCAATAGTCACATTGCCTTTTTTTATGCGATTTTTTAATGTAAAGAATTGCTCACAAAACAACTATTACGGGAAACATTATTTACTTTCAATCATGGTTTAGTGTTATGGGTTTTTGGATTGATTGAATTTTCAGAGGTTTCTCGTGAATAAAAAAATCGTCCTTCTTTCCTTGTGTACCGCTGGTGCACTCCTTACAGCTTGTTCTGACGATCCGTCCTCTCCTAACGTAGAACCCAATCTGGGTTATTCTAGCGCGATCGAAGAGCCTATTATCGATCCTATTACGGGTGAAATTATTCCCACCAGTTCTGCTGCAGTCACCGATCCCGTCATCGATCCGAATACCGGCGAAATCATTCCCGCAAGTTCTGCAGCATCCGCCCCTATTGTGGATCCGAACAATCCACAACCCATGAGTTCCGCCGTCGTCCAGCCTGGCATGAGTTCCGCCGTCGTCCAGCCTGGCATGAGTTCTGCCGTCGTCCAGCCGGGCGTAAGCTCCAGCGCAGCAGCCCCCGCGCAGAGTTCTTCCAGCGGTCTCAAGGATTACAACGACAACCACGCCCCTAAGGAAAGCTACCTGCCCGCAGCAGGCTTCTATTCCAACCTGACAATCCAGCCTCTCAGCGGAAAGCAGGGCGGCCAGGTCAAGTGTACTTTTGACGGTTCCTTCCCTACCCAGAATTCCGAATCCATTACGGCAGCCAAGCAGATTACCGAAAACACTGTCATCCGCTGTTCTGAATTCTTGAACGGCCAGGCCTTGGATACAACGACCCAGACTTACTTCATAAACGAAAAGGTTTCCATGCCGGTGGTGGCATTGACCGTGAATCATCACGACATGTTTGACTCTACCGACGGCCTGTACGCTACCGGCAACCTGACCAACAACGGCGGCGCGGGCGGCATGTGGGGCGGCATAGGCGTTGGCGGTGACGACACCAACAACCCCAAGTGTACTGAACCTTGTAAACAGGCCAACTTCTGGAAAGAAGACGAACTCCCCGTTCATGTGGAATTCTTTGAAAACGGAAGCTCCACCAAGACCAAGAACTGGGAAATCGACGCAGGCATTTCCATTATCGGTAACTACAGCCGTTACAAGCCCAAGAAGAGCGTCGCCATCAAGATGGACGATTCCCTCTATAACGACAAGAGTCTGAAGTATTCCCTCTTCAAGACCCGTCCGGAAGCCAAACGCTTCAAGAGTTTCAATCTCCGTAACAACGGTAACCGCTTCTGGACCGACTACGCAGAAGACGCCATGCTCACCAGCCTGATGGAAGGTACCGAAGTGGATTACCAGCGTAGTCGCCAGGTTGTAGTTTTCTACAACGGCGAATATTTTGGCATCCACGACATGCGTGAACGTTTGAACCGCAGCTTTGCAGAAACCAACTACGGCATCGACAACAAGTCCATCAATGTCGTCAAGAACTGCAGCAACGGCGACAAGGGCTATCAAAATGGATGGTGCCCCAGCGGTACCAACGGAGCCTCTGCCAGCGAATTTGCACAGTTGGTAAACCAAATTACTACCGGCAATTTCGAAGGTGAAAACAACCAGTCCTACAAGCAGGTTTCCGAAAAGTTGAACATGGTCAGCTTTGCCCAGTACATGATCGCAGAAATGTACTCCCATAATGGAGACTGGCCGAATAACAATATTCGATTCTGG is a genomic window containing:
- a CDS encoding CotH kinase family protein, which codes for MNKKIVLLSLCTAGALLTACSDDPSSPNVEPNLGYSSAIEEPIIDPITGEIIPTSSAAVTDPVIDPNTGEIIPASSAASAPIVDPNNPQPMSSAVVQPGMSSAVVQPGMSSAVVQPGVSSSAAAPAQSSSSGLKDYNDNHAPKESYLPAAGFYSNLTIQPLSGKQGGQVKCTFDGSFPTQNSESITAAKQITENTVIRCSEFLNGQALDTTTQTYFINEKVSMPVVALTVNHHDMFDSTDGLYATGNLTNNGGAGGMWGGIGVGGDDTNNPKCTEPCKQANFWKEDELPVHVEFFENGSSTKTKNWEIDAGISIIGNYSRYKPKKSVAIKMDDSLYNDKSLKYSLFKTRPEAKRFKSFNLRNNGNRFWTDYAEDAMLTSLMEGTEVDYQRSRQVVVFYNGEYFGIHDMRERLNRSFAETNYGIDNKSINVVKNCSNGDKGYQNGWCPSGTNGASASEFAQLVNQITTGNFEGENNQSYKQVSEKLNMVSFAQYMIAEMYSHNGDWPNNNIRFWGSPNKGIPFKAMMFDLDHGYGFTPGIMDFDVENQNMYQWVLGSATMDNNGGNQGGQQPGMGGWDMGGFGGGANTTLGQMLKKLLSNPDFKRLFINQASILLNEYLTYEKVQKAFQNIMSTIPSSEQQRDEQRWPRNQAKYHWSPDGSDIMQFARNRTETVKQETKQYFGLSDEVSVSINASGMGSVLVEGTKLPSSNYSGKFFSGTSMKVEAVAGSGAIFMGWSDGSTENPRIVQINGATTITAQFK
- the aqpZ gene encoding aquaporin Z, translated to MKLSTRAIAEAIGTFWLVFGGCGAAVLACGVPTNGIGYVGVSLAFGLTVLTMAYALGHVSGCHLNPAVTLGQVAGGRFPAKEAPAYIIAQVIGGIIAAAVLYCIAQPDLTNAGIGAFATNGWSDSLTNGLNAFGGKTSGMCSAFLIEVVLTAIFLFVIMGATDGRAPAGFAPIAIGLCLTLIHLISIPVTNTSVNPARSTAVAVFVGGAAIKQLWLFWVAPILGGVIGGFGYKMLAEKK